The nucleotide window ATTCATTATCAGGCTCTGAAACAGTTGATCTCTGCCAAGTTATGCTAGTATATTAAACCAATAAAAATTTCCTCGTATTTACAAAGCTCCTCTCCGATTCGGCGCAGCTGCTGTGGCAAAACTTTATTGTTTTGCTTTGCAAAACGATAGGCAACGCCAACCCGACATCGTCGAGGATTTTGCTAAATACTTCAGAAAACGCAGCTATTGGACCATCCTGGTCGGGCTCACTTGTCATATCTCTTCATGGCAAAGTAAGTCTGGCCAGCTTGAATAAAGCCAGAGACTATCATATATAGAAGAGCACCAGCTGGAAGAGGGATAATTAACATCATTCCAGTCATCATAATTGGCATCATAGTTGCCATTGATTTTTGCATTGCCACTTGCGGGTCTTCTGTCTCGCCTGGTTTAGTTTCAGCAAGTTTGGGTGCGTTGAGTTTGGAAGAGAGCCAAATGCTAATCCCAAAGAGTGCTACTAGAATTAAAATGTCTATATTGAGAGTACCAGTTTTTTTGTTGAATACTCCTGTGTCACCAAAGTCCTTGATGAAAAAGAAACTATCGTTTTTCAAGCTTTGCGGTAGTTTGGCTTCTAGTTTGGCACTACCTCCAGCCGTTTTAGCAGTAATCACAGCACTACCGTCTGTGTTAGCTTCAAGATTGACAAAGTCGTTGTCTTTAACGCCGTTAAAGAAACCCCACTTGATTGCAGCTGGATCCAGCTGGGCATCGCCCATTGCTTTAGTTGCTTTGAGTGTATAGTTCTCACCTTCAAGCATGGTGATCTTCTTGGCATTGAGCATGATTCTTGCTCTTCTACCTTCTGAATCTACATAGATCTCACCTTTGTCATAATATTTGATTTGCTTTTTGTTTGCTTCAGCAGCTGAAACAACTTTGACGTCAACAAAAATTGGTTTGGATTTAAACGGAGGTCCAGAGAAAGTCCAGAACAAACCAAGTAAAATAGGCATTTGCACCAAGAGAGGCAGGCAACCACCAAGTGGGTTTACATCGTTGTCTTTATAGAAGCTCATCATTTTTTGTTGGAATTCTGCTCTAGCCGTTTGCAATTTGGCAGGATCGTTTTTGAGCTTCTCTTCTGTCTTTTTGAAGTCATCTTGTTGCTTTTTCATTTGCGGCTGAATTTGCTGCATCTTTCTAGTGCTTTTGATTTGTTTATAGGTAAGTGGGGTTAGGACGAGCTTGACGCCAGCTGTCAGAAAAACAATTGCCCAGCCAAAACTAACTAAGCCTATGCCGCTTGTTAATTCATGAATAGAATTAAGTAGAGGGATAAAAAGAGAATAAGTGATTGCAGTAATATCCATTGATTCTATTGATTTTACTCTGTATTTGAGCTGTTATGAATGTGAAAAGCTTTTTTTAAGAAAAGAAGTGAATGATCTGTATTGGTCTATACTTGTTTCTTGAGCTTCTTGATTAGGTCATGATATACCTGTTTATCACGCTCTAGTATCAATTTATCTAGTATCTCGTTATCTTTTCTGTTAACGAAAAGAACTTCACCTGTATGTTTTTGATTATTGTAGATTTCTTCTAGTCCAAGCTCTTGAGCAAGTTCACGAGTGGCCTTGGTAGTTGTTCTATCACTCAAGTCAAAAGTCATAAAACAAACTCTCTTGTCTTTTATATAGTCTTTGGCTACTTCTTCAAATATTGG belongs to Cyanobacteriota bacterium and includes:
- the yidC gene encoding membrane protein insertase YidC, with protein sequence MDITAITYSLFIPLLNSIHELTSGIGLVSFGWAIVFLTAGVKLVLTPLTYKQIKSTRKMQQIQPQMKKQQDDFKKTEEKLKNDPAKLQTARAEFQQKMMSFYKDNDVNPLGGCLPLLVQMPILLGLFWTFSGPPFKSKPIFVDVKVVSAAEANKKQIKYYDKGEIYVDSEGRRARIMLNAKKITMLEGENYTLKATKAMGDAQLDPAAIKWGFFNGVKDNDFVNLEANTDGSAVITAKTAGGSAKLEAKLPQSLKNDSFFFIKDFGDTGVFNKKTGTLNIDILILVALFGISIWLSSKLNAPKLAETKPGETEDPQVAMQKSMATMMPIMMTGMMLIIPLPAGALLYMIVSGFIQAGQTYFAMKRYDK